The window CCAGCAGGTCGGTGGCTTCTACCTCGGCGAACAGCAGGATCGACTGCACGACGTCGGTGCCGCGGATGGCGAGACTGGCGGTCAACCGCCCCTCCTCGTCACCACGGGAGAGCGCGCGGCGAAGGGCCTCGTCCAGAGCCGGTGGAGGGCCGCTGCGCGGGTCGTTCGTAACGTGGAGCACCGAAAGCTTCGGTGCACCCCCCGCTCCCTCTGCGCCTGCGAAGAGGAGGGCCCAGTGGATGGCGGCGTCCAGCACGGGCTCCAGGTCGTGCGCGGGATCCACCGCCACGACCACGTGGCTCGACGGCACGGCGAGTGGGGTGCGGACCACCAGGCAGGGAACTCCCGCGCCGCCGAGTACCCGCTCCGCCGTGCTGCCGAGGAGACGAGCGGGCCCTGCCCGGCGAACGTGCGGCCCTACCACGATCAGGCCGGAGCCGGCCCGGTCCGCCCACTCCATGATCGCGCGCTCGGGGGGAAACCCCGCGACGTGGCGCTCCGCCGCTACCTCGGCGGGAACTTCACGGCTGATCAGTGCGTCCAGGAGTCGTTCCGCCTCGCGAACCTGCTCCTCGTGCGGCTCATTGCCCGCCCCGGCGGGCACGTCGATGGCGTGGACCACGTGAAGGGAGGCGGCCGACCGCGCCGCCACTTCGCCCGCTGCCCGTACGACCTCGTCCGAGCCGTCGGAAAGGTCGGTCGCGACCACGATGGACCGGAACGACGCTCGTCCGGCACCCGGACCCTGGTGTGTGCTCAGCATATCCTGGTTCTCTCCTTGTGCGTTGGGTGTTGCGTCCAGCACGTTGTGGGCCTGGCCGGGGGGGGGACGATCCTCTAGCGGCACCCGGACGGGTGCTCCATCATCCCCACTCGGCATAAGGCAATCCTGGACCGGCTTCTCCAGCCACCGCGCATGCGTAAGCGGGCTGGAATGAGCCGGAGCACAGAACGGCCTGAAGCCCCAGCCCCTCCTCCATCAACGACGTGCGCAACGAGATCGAAGCGGGACCGGACCCCGTCGGGCCGCCGGATGCCCGGACGGGCGGGGCACCGGGTGCCGCGGTGAACGAGCCCGCGACGGCATCGACACGGGTGCAGCGGATCGGGCTCCTGCTGGGTCCGGCCGCGTTCGCGGTCCTGGTGATGCTACCCGCCCCGCAGGGCCTGGACGCGCCCGGGTGGCGAGTAGCGGCCGTCGCCGCGTGGATGGGCGTGTGGTGGGTGTCGGAAGCGCTCCCGCTCGCGATGACGGCGCTCCTCCCCCTCCTCCTCTTTCCCCTGGTGGGCGCGCGCGCCGTGGACGAGGCGGCGGCTCCGTACGCGGACCCCGTGGTCTTTTTGTTCCTCGCCGGCTTCATGCTCGCGGCCGCCATGCAGCGGTGGGGGCTGCACCGGCGCATCGCGCTCGTGCTGGTGCGCGCCACGGGCACCCGTCCCACCGGGCTGGTGGCGGGGTTCATGATCGCCACGGCGTTCATCAGCATGTGGGTGAACAACACCGCCACCGTGCTGATGGTGCTTCCGATCGCCCTGTCGGTGATCGAGCTGGTGAAGCAGTGCGCCGCCGACGAGCCCAACTTTCCCCCGGCGGTCCTGCTGGGCGTCGTCTACGCCGCGGCCATCGGCGGGCTCGGCACCCTGATCGGAACACCGCCCAACGCGCTCCTGGCCGGCTTTCTCGCGAAGACGTACGAGGTGGAGATCGGATTCCTGCAGTGGATGCAGGTGGGCGTTCCCCTCGTGCTGGTCCTTCTCCCGCTCACCTGGCTCCTCCTCACCCGCGTGGTGCTTCCCCTGGGCCGCGCGGAGGTCGAGGGCGGCCGCGAGCTGATCGCCCGCGAAATCGCGTCGCTCGGGCCGGTTTCCCGGGCGGAATGGACGGTCGCGATCGTCTTTCTCCTCACCGACGCGCTGTGGATCGCGCGCCCGGCACTCGGCCGGTGGGTGCCCGGGCTTTCCGACGCCGGGATCGCGGTGGCCGGCGCGGTGGTTCTCTTCGCGCTCCCCGCCGCGCGGGGAACGCGCGTGCTCGACTGGGAAACCGTGGCGCGGCTTCCCTGGGACGTGCTCCTCCTGTTCGGGGGAGGGCTGAGCCTGGCCGCGGGAATCGCCGGGACGGGGCTTGCCGGCTGGATCGGCGACGCGCTGTCCGGGGTGGGTGGGTGGCCGCCGCTGGCCGTGGCGGTTGCCGTGGCGGCCTTCCTGGTGGCGCTGAGCAAGGTAGCGAGCAACACGGCCGCCGCGGTCACCTTCCTCCCGGTGATCGCCGCCCTCGCCGTGGGCATCGGTGAGGGCCCCGTACTGCTGACGACGGTGGCGACACTGGCGGCGAGCGGCGGCTTCATCCTTCCCGTGGCGTCACCCCCCAACGCGATCGCCTACGGCACCGGCTACGTGACCACTGCCCAGATGGCCCGCGGCGGGGCGTGGATGGACGCGGTGTTCGCGTTCGTCGTCCCGCTGCTCGCGTACGCCCTCGTCGGCTGGTTCTTCCTTCCCTGAGGCGCGCCGGAAGCCACGGCGTTCCACGAGGGAAACGCTCACTCCGGGGGAATCACCAGGACGCTGCAGGGCGCATCACGCACGATGGCCTCGGCCACGCTGCCCAGGAGCGCTCTCGCGGCACCGGTACGCCCGTGGCTTCCCACGACGACCAGTTCCGCCGCCCACTCCGCGGCCTCCGCCACCGCTTCGCGGGCGGGAGCGCCGGTCCGGATCACCGACTCTACCTGGACTCCCTCGGGGAGCTCCGCGAGGAACGCGTCCAGACGCTCCCGCGCCGCGCTCGCCAGGCGCTCATGGAGACCCGGAATCGGAAGGTCCAGCTCCAGTCCCACCACCAGGAGGACGCGAGCCTCCACCGTATCCTTCGTGCAGAGGGCGCGGATCACCGCGAGTCCCCCTTCCACCATCGCGAGCGCCCCCGGCGAGCCCACGTCCACGCAGAAGAGGACGCGTGGACAGGGGGCGAGCTCGCCGTGCAGCACCAGGACGGGCGTCCGTGCGCCGTGGAGCACCCTCTGCGCCGTGGTGCCCAGGAGCGCCGCCCCCACGCGCCCGCGCCGCGTCGGGCCGACGACCAGGAGGCAGTCCCCGCCGCAGGTGGCCTCGTGAAGAACGGCTGAAGCCTGGCCGGCCTCGGCCCGGCAGTGAACCTCGCACTCACCCGCCAGGCCGCCGAGCTGTCCTTCCAGCCGCGCCTGCAGCCCCTCGGCGTAGTGCAGCAGCGGGTCGCCGGGGATCGTGGAAAAGCGGAGATAGGTATCCACGAACGGGTCGGACACGTCGAAGGCATGCACCACCTCCAGCGGGAGCCCGGCGCGCGTGGCCAGCGCCCCGGCGTCCGGAAGCACCGCGTCGGGCTCGTGAACGCCCCCGACCCCGACGACAAGTTTTCGAATGCTCATGATCAGCCTGTGGAATTCAGTGTCCTTCGTCGCTGCGGCACGTATCGCGAAGCGGCTAAACGAGATGGGAGTTACTAACCGTTTGGTCAATGCAAGAGCCGTGCGTGGCCGCGCGGGCGGGCCGCAGAGCGATCACTCCGCCGCGGCTCCCCGATAGCTTTCCACGCTGAGTCCTTCCGCGTGCGTGACCGCTTCCGTGAGCACGCCGATCGCCGTCTCCAGCTCCGCCTCGCCGCACGGGTGCACCCGCCGCCGCACGGCCGCCGCGAGCTCCTCGCGCAGCACCTGGAACTCTCTCCGGATCTCCTCCTCCGTCCACCCCAGCCGCGCACGCTGCAGCCCGTGGCGCTCCGAGATCACGCGCTGGATCACGGTTTCCTCGCGGCGCATCCCGGGCTGGGGCGCGAGATGCGTGGTGCCCATGGTCTGCGCCAGGTCGGAAAGAAAGCTCGCCAGGTGGTCTTCCAGCTCCGCCTCCGAAAGGCGGCGCGCGTGGGGTGTGCCCGGATCGCTCCGCAGGCGCGCGACGTACACGTGGAGGATGCGCTCCAGCTCGGAAAGAACGGCTGCCCGGATGGCCGCGAAGACGCCGACCCCGTCGTCATCCCCCGTGCAGGGGCCCGAATCGGCCTCCTCGTTCGCCGCGGCGGGAAGCCAGAGAAAGAAGGCCGATCCGACGCCCGGCTCGCTCCGCACGGTGAGGTCTCCACCCATCAGCCGCGCCAGGCGCCGGCTGATGTCCAGGCCCAGCCCCGCTCCCCCGAATCGCCGGGTGAAGCCCGTTTCCGCCTGTACGAAGGGCTCGAAGATGGCCTCCAGCCGCCCCGGTGGAATTCCCCGGCCGGTGTCTTCGACCCGGATGTAGATCCAGGGCCCGGGACCCTCCAGCCGGGTGTACGCCGGGGCCTCGGCAGCCGCTTCCGCGCCGATGGTGATGCGCCCGCCCCGCTCGGTGAACTTGACGGCGTTGTTCAACAGG of the Longimicrobium sp. genome contains:
- a CDS encoding universal stress protein, which gives rise to MSIRKLVVGVGGVHEPDAVLPDAGALATRAGLPLEVVHAFDVSDPFVDTYLRFSTIPGDPLLHYAEGLQARLEGQLGGLAGECEVHCRAEAGQASAVLHEATCGGDCLLVVGPTRRGRVGAALLGTTAQRVLHGARTPVLVLHGELAPCPRVLFCVDVGSPGALAMVEGGLAVIRALCTKDTVEARVLLVVGLELDLPIPGLHERLASAARERLDAFLAELPEGVQVESVIRTGAPAREAVAEAAEWAAELVVVGSHGRTGAARALLGSVAEAIVRDAPCSVLVIPPE
- a CDS encoding DASS family sodium-coupled anion symporter, with the protein product MRNEIEAGPDPVGPPDARTGGAPGAAVNEPATASTRVQRIGLLLGPAAFAVLVMLPAPQGLDAPGWRVAAVAAWMGVWWVSEALPLAMTALLPLLLFPLVGARAVDEAAAPYADPVVFLFLAGFMLAAAMQRWGLHRRIALVLVRATGTRPTGLVAGFMIATAFISMWVNNTATVLMVLPIALSVIELVKQCAADEPNFPPAVLLGVVYAAAIGGLGTLIGTPPNALLAGFLAKTYEVEIGFLQWMQVGVPLVLVLLPLTWLLLTRVVLPLGRAEVEGGRELIAREIASLGPVSRAEWTVAIVFLLTDALWIARPALGRWVPGLSDAGIAVAGAVVLFALPAARGTRVLDWETVARLPWDVLLLFGGGLSLAAGIAGTGLAGWIGDALSGVGGWPPLAVAVAVAAFLVALSKVASNTAAAVTFLPVIAALAVGIGEGPVLLTTVATLAASGGFILPVASPPNAIAYGTGYVTTAQMARGGAWMDAVFAFVVPLLAYALVGWFFLP
- a CDS encoding universal stress protein; its protein translation is MLSTHQGPGAGRASFRSIVVATDLSDGSDEVVRAAGEVAARSAASLHVVHAIDVPAGAGNEPHEEQVREAERLLDALISREVPAEVAAERHVAGFPPERAIMEWADRAGSGLIVVGPHVRRAGPARLLGSTAERVLGGAGVPCLVVRTPLAVPSSHVVVAVDPAHDLEPVLDAAIHWALLFAGAEGAGGAPKLSVLHVTNDPRSGPPPALDEALRRALSRGDEEGRLTASLAIRGTDVVQSILLFAEVEATDLLVLSTRNRGLVGRALLGSVSAEVTRRAPCNVLLVPPRPK